The sequence TGGTTGCGCTGTGCATCTGCGCCCTGGCCTTCGCACCCGGCGAAACCGCTGCCCAGAAGAAATCCGATGCGGAGCAAATCACCTATGTTTTCAAGCGCGGTGATACCCTGTTCAGCCTGGCGAACAAATATTTGCGCAAATGGTCCGACTATGTCGCCGTCCAGCGACTCAACCGGATCGCCGATCCGCATAATATGCCGGTCGGAACATCCCTGCGGATTCCGGTCTCCCTGCTGAAATATCGCCCCAGCGAAGCACGGTTGAGCGCGTTTCGCGGGAATGTCTCGATCGCTTCGGGGGGGCAGAACCGCGCGCCGGTCGCCGGCATGAACATCGGCGAGGGCAGCGATATCAGGACCGCTGCGCGCAGTTTCATGACACTGCAACTGGAAGACGGGTCGCAGGTTTCCCTGCCGTCCAACAGTCAGGTCCGGATCACCCGTCTGCGTCATATCCTGCTGACCGACAGCATCGACTATGAACTCGCGGTCGACAAGGGGCGGATCAGATCGAAAGTGGCACCGCTGGACAAAAAGGCGGACCGCTATCGTGTCCGCACCCCGGTGGCGGTCTCTGCCGTCCGCGGCACCGACTATCGGACCCGGGTCGATGACGTTTCCGGCACGGCCTTTTCCGAAACGGTTGAAGGCGAAGTGGTTGTGGCTGCGGGCGAAAGCCTGAACGGCGCGACACTGGTGGCGATACCGGCCGGTACCGGCGCGGCCGCGACCGCGAGCGGAGCGCTGGCGAAGGCCGAACTGCTGCCACCGCCGGAACTGCTGGACCCGGCAAAAGTGCAGTCGGAGGCGGAACTGCTGTTCGCCGTCGAACCCGGCCCATCGGCCGTCGGCTACCGGATCATCATCGCCTCCGATGCCGGATTTGTGGATATCGTCGCCGAAGCACAGGTGTCGGGCACGCAGCTGGCGCTGCCGACGCTTCCAAACGGACGCTATTTTGCCAAGCTGACGGCCCTTGCT comes from Sphingorhabdus sp. YGSMI21 and encodes:
- a CDS encoding FecR domain-containing protein — its product is MFEEFRNWIPSSGLRLLVALCICALAFAPGETAAQKKSDAEQITYVFKRGDTLFSLANKYLRKWSDYVAVQRLNRIADPHNMPVGTSLRIPVSLLKYRPSEARLSAFRGNVSIASGGQNRAPVAGMNIGEGSDIRTAARSFMTLQLEDGSQVSLPSNSQVRITRLRHILLTDSIDYELAVDKGRIRSKVAPLDKKADRYRVRTPVAVSAVRGTDYRTRVDDVSGTAFSETVEGEVVVAAGESLNGATLVAIPAGTGAAATASGALAKAELLPPPELLDPAKVQSEAELLFAVEPGPSAVGYRIIIASDAGFVDIVAEAQVSGTQLALPTLPNGRYFAKLTALAPDGFEGMPATYSFKRQLSTLGGSADAGDFGYRFKWFGEGEGERFYRLQILKDSKTSVPIIDEAGLSTDTVTLSDLADGEYYWRVGVIQFSSDPEDPEAIEKWTEFEKLTVAN